One region of Channa argus isolate prfri chromosome 20, Channa argus male v1.0, whole genome shotgun sequence genomic DNA includes:
- the ppm1bb gene encoding protein phosphatase 1bb isoform X2, producing the protein MGAFLDKPKTEKHSAHGEGNGLRYGLSSMQGWRVEMEDAHTAVVGLPHGLTDWSFFAVYDGHAGSRVANYCSGHLLEHILSGGVDFASGPGSVEGVKDGIRSGFLNIDEYMRSFSDLRQGLDRSGSTAVCVLLSPTHLYFINCGDSRAVLSRDSKVGFSTQDHKPCNPREKERIQNAGGSVMIQRVNGSLAVSRALGDYDYKCVDGKGPTEQLVSPEPEVCVLERAAEGDEFVVLACDGIWDVMSNEELCEFVRSRLLVCDDLERICNSVVDTCLHKGSRDNMSVVLVCLPGAPKISEEAMKKEEELDKYLETRVEELLANCGEAGVPDLVSVLRSIATENIPNLPPGGGLASKRSVIEAVYNKLNPHREEEAPDIWPRDSPQDCR; encoded by the exons ATGGGTGCATTCCTGGACAAGCCGAAGACGGAGAAGCATAGTGCCCACGGGGAGGGCAATGGGCTGCGTTATGGCCTGAGCTCCATGCAGGGTTGGCGTGTAGAGATGGAGGATGCCCACACAGCTGTGGTGGGCCTCCCCCATGGACTCACCGATTGGTCCTTCTTTGCTGTTTATGATGGTCATGCAGGCTCCCGGGTGGCCAACTACTGCTCCGGTCATCTGCTGGAACACATCTTGTCAGGAGGGGTCGACTTTGCTTCAGGACCTGGTTCTGTGGAGGGTGTAAAGGACGGCATCCGGTCAGGCTTCCTGAACATTGACGAGTACATGCGCAGCTTCAGTGACCTACGGCAGGGCCTGGACCGCAGCGGCTCTACAGCCGTCTGTGTGTTGCTCAGCCCGACCCACCTCTACTTCATTAACTGCGGTGATTCGCGGGCCGTGCTAAGTCGAGACAGCAAGGTGGGCTTCTCCACCCAGGACCACAAGCCCTGCAACCCCCGTGAAAAGGAGCGCATCCAGAATGCTGGCGGCTCAGTCATGATCCAGAGGGTAAATGGCTCCCTGGCTGTGTCCCGGGCCCTGGGGGACTACGACTACAAATGTGTGGATGGTAAGGGGCCCACAGAGCAGCTGGTGAGCCCTGAGCCCGAGGTGTGTGTGCTAGAGCGGGCAGCTGAAGGAGACGAGTTTGTGGTGCTGGCATGTGATGGAATCTGGGACGTCATGTCCAACGAGGAGCTGTGCGAATTTGTTCGCTCACGACTCCTGGTGTGCGATGACCTGGAGAGAATCTGTAATTCAGTGGTCGACACTTGTCTCCATAAG GGGAGCAGGGACAATATGAGTGTGGTTCTGGTGTGTTTACCCGGAGCTCCCAAGATCTCAGAGGAGGCtatgaagaaagaagaagaattggATAAATACCTAGAGACCCGTGTTGAGG AGCTACTGGCCAACTGTGGGGAGGCAGGAGTCCCTGACCTGGTGTCTGTCCTGAGAAGCATTGCCACAGAGAACATCCCCAATCTTCCACCTGGTGGAGGCCTTGCCAGCAA ACGGAGTGTGATTGAGGCAGTGTACAACAAGCTGAACCCTCACAGAGAAGAGGAAGCG CCTGACATTTGGCCTCGAGATTCTCCCCAAG ATTGCCGGTGA
- the ppm1bb gene encoding protein phosphatase 1bb isoform X3, whose product MGAFLDKPKTEKHSAHGEGNGLRYGLSSMQGWRVEMEDAHTAVVGLPHGLTDWSFFAVYDGHAGSRVANYCSGHLLEHILSGGVDFASGPGSVEGVKDGIRSGFLNIDEYMRSFSDLRQGLDRSGSTAVCVLLSPTHLYFINCGDSRAVLSRDSKVGFSTQDHKPCNPREKERIQNAGGSVMIQRVNGSLAVSRALGDYDYKCVDGKGPTEQLVSPEPEVCVLERAAEGDEFVVLACDGIWDVMSNEELCEFVRSRLLVCDDLERICNSVVDTCLHKGSRDNMSVVLVCLPGAPKISEEAMKKEEELDKYLETRVEELLANCGEAGVPDLVSVLRSIATENIPNLPPGGGLASKRSVIEAVYNKLNPHREEEAIAGDLEDPW is encoded by the exons ATGGGTGCATTCCTGGACAAGCCGAAGACGGAGAAGCATAGTGCCCACGGGGAGGGCAATGGGCTGCGTTATGGCCTGAGCTCCATGCAGGGTTGGCGTGTAGAGATGGAGGATGCCCACACAGCTGTGGTGGGCCTCCCCCATGGACTCACCGATTGGTCCTTCTTTGCTGTTTATGATGGTCATGCAGGCTCCCGGGTGGCCAACTACTGCTCCGGTCATCTGCTGGAACACATCTTGTCAGGAGGGGTCGACTTTGCTTCAGGACCTGGTTCTGTGGAGGGTGTAAAGGACGGCATCCGGTCAGGCTTCCTGAACATTGACGAGTACATGCGCAGCTTCAGTGACCTACGGCAGGGCCTGGACCGCAGCGGCTCTACAGCCGTCTGTGTGTTGCTCAGCCCGACCCACCTCTACTTCATTAACTGCGGTGATTCGCGGGCCGTGCTAAGTCGAGACAGCAAGGTGGGCTTCTCCACCCAGGACCACAAGCCCTGCAACCCCCGTGAAAAGGAGCGCATCCAGAATGCTGGCGGCTCAGTCATGATCCAGAGGGTAAATGGCTCCCTGGCTGTGTCCCGGGCCCTGGGGGACTACGACTACAAATGTGTGGATGGTAAGGGGCCCACAGAGCAGCTGGTGAGCCCTGAGCCCGAGGTGTGTGTGCTAGAGCGGGCAGCTGAAGGAGACGAGTTTGTGGTGCTGGCATGTGATGGAATCTGGGACGTCATGTCCAACGAGGAGCTGTGCGAATTTGTTCGCTCACGACTCCTGGTGTGCGATGACCTGGAGAGAATCTGTAATTCAGTGGTCGACACTTGTCTCCATAAG GGGAGCAGGGACAATATGAGTGTGGTTCTGGTGTGTTTACCCGGAGCTCCCAAGATCTCAGAGGAGGCtatgaagaaagaagaagaattggATAAATACCTAGAGACCCGTGTTGAGG AGCTACTGGCCAACTGTGGGGAGGCAGGAGTCCCTGACCTGGTGTCTGTCCTGAGAAGCATTGCCACAGAGAACATCCCCAATCTTCCACCTGGTGGAGGCCTTGCCAGCAA ACGGAGTGTGATTGAGGCAGTGTACAACAAGCTGAACCCTCACAGAGAAGAGGAAGCG ATTGCCGGTGACCTGGAGGACCCCTGGTAG
- the ppm1bb gene encoding protein phosphatase 1bb isoform X1 — translation MGAFLDKPKTEKHSAHGEGNGLRYGLSSMQGWRVEMEDAHTAVVGLPHGLTDWSFFAVYDGHAGSRVANYCSGHLLEHILSGGVDFASGPGSVEGVKDGIRSGFLNIDEYMRSFSDLRQGLDRSGSTAVCVLLSPTHLYFINCGDSRAVLSRDSKVGFSTQDHKPCNPREKERIQNAGGSVMIQRVNGSLAVSRALGDYDYKCVDGKGPTEQLVSPEPEVCVLERAAEGDEFVVLACDGIWDVMSNEELCEFVRSRLLVCDDLERICNSVVDTCLHKGSRDNMSVVLVCLPGAPKISEEAMKKEEELDKYLETRVEELLANCGEAGVPDLVSVLRSIATENIPNLPPGGGLASKRSVIEAVYNKLNPHREEEAACAGGEEESEEGGGSTAAHLLEALRQFRLQHRGQYHTVLEDSLAVYRLRGESDAEGAEESRKICDDDGQEQPASPPSPPSPPPSPATAESEASQDAPAPESDPASV, via the exons ATGGGTGCATTCCTGGACAAGCCGAAGACGGAGAAGCATAGTGCCCACGGGGAGGGCAATGGGCTGCGTTATGGCCTGAGCTCCATGCAGGGTTGGCGTGTAGAGATGGAGGATGCCCACACAGCTGTGGTGGGCCTCCCCCATGGACTCACCGATTGGTCCTTCTTTGCTGTTTATGATGGTCATGCAGGCTCCCGGGTGGCCAACTACTGCTCCGGTCATCTGCTGGAACACATCTTGTCAGGAGGGGTCGACTTTGCTTCAGGACCTGGTTCTGTGGAGGGTGTAAAGGACGGCATCCGGTCAGGCTTCCTGAACATTGACGAGTACATGCGCAGCTTCAGTGACCTACGGCAGGGCCTGGACCGCAGCGGCTCTACAGCCGTCTGTGTGTTGCTCAGCCCGACCCACCTCTACTTCATTAACTGCGGTGATTCGCGGGCCGTGCTAAGTCGAGACAGCAAGGTGGGCTTCTCCACCCAGGACCACAAGCCCTGCAACCCCCGTGAAAAGGAGCGCATCCAGAATGCTGGCGGCTCAGTCATGATCCAGAGGGTAAATGGCTCCCTGGCTGTGTCCCGGGCCCTGGGGGACTACGACTACAAATGTGTGGATGGTAAGGGGCCCACAGAGCAGCTGGTGAGCCCTGAGCCCGAGGTGTGTGTGCTAGAGCGGGCAGCTGAAGGAGACGAGTTTGTGGTGCTGGCATGTGATGGAATCTGGGACGTCATGTCCAACGAGGAGCTGTGCGAATTTGTTCGCTCACGACTCCTGGTGTGCGATGACCTGGAGAGAATCTGTAATTCAGTGGTCGACACTTGTCTCCATAAG GGGAGCAGGGACAATATGAGTGTGGTTCTGGTGTGTTTACCCGGAGCTCCCAAGATCTCAGAGGAGGCtatgaagaaagaagaagaattggATAAATACCTAGAGACCCGTGTTGAGG AGCTACTGGCCAACTGTGGGGAGGCAGGAGTCCCTGACCTGGTGTCTGTCCTGAGAAGCATTGCCACAGAGAACATCCCCAATCTTCCACCTGGTGGAGGCCTTGCCAGCAA ACGGAGTGTGATTGAGGCAGTGTACAACAAGCTGAACCCTCACAGAGAAGAGGAAGCG GCCTGTGCggggggagaggaggagagtgagGAGGGAGGTGGCAGCACGGCGGCTCACCTGCTGGAGGCTCTGCGGCAGTTCCGCCTGCAACACCGGGGCCAGTACCACACAGTGCTGGAGGACTCACTGGCCGTCTACCGCCTGCGGGGGGAGAGTGATGCAGAGGGAGCAGAGGAAAGCAGGAAAATCTGTGACGACGATGGCCAGGAGCAGCCCgcctcccctccctctcccccctCGCCCCCGCCCTCACCTGCCACTGCAGAGTCAGAAGCCAGCCAAGATGCGCCTGCCCCCGAGTCCGATCCCGCCTCTGTTTGA